The genomic segment ATCAATAAAGCAATTGGGAATGCAGGTTCCAATCCGCCAAACGATTTACTAAATCAACGGGATCAAATTTTAACGACCATGTCAGGATATGCAGGGATTTCTGTGAGTGCGCATCCGAATAACCCGGATGTATACGATGTGACAATTGGCGGTCGCTTAGTTGTTCAAGGCGACGAAACGACTGAAATTACTTCAACGCGTACAGCAAGCGGTTTTGAATTCTTCGTAAGTGGTCAAACGCTAAATATGCCAGAAGGTTCCATTAGTGCTTCCGTTCGCGTCAATCAAAACGAAATTAAATCCTATCAAGCTAAAATCGAAACTTTTTCAAATGATTTAGCGAAAGCGTTAGACGATATCCAAGTGAAAAACGTCAATAAAACAATGGACGACTTACAAAAAATAGGTGATGAGCTCCAAGCAAATCCAAATGATGAAAAACTACTTAGTAATCGCGAAGAACTTTTACGTCAATTGGAAAAATTCCCTGGGGTAACACGCTCTGGAGACACAATTGATATTGGCGGAACGAGCCATTCGATTGATTCACTTGGCACAAGCACGTATGTAAATGATGTGAGCGACTTTTCGATACCAATTTTTGTTCAAAATGCGGGAAAATGGATGATTAATCCTACAATTACAAATAATGCAGAAAACAAACAATTCTTAGGTGTGATTGCGGCGGATATCGCTTCTTTAAAAACAGATAAAAATATCGAAGGAACCACTTTTCCCAATTTTATGGACGGATTAATTACCGAAGTAGCAACAGATGCAAGTAAAAGTAGTGCAACATCTACCGCAGATACACAGGCTTTAAGTTCACTTTCAGAGTCAAAATCGTCGCTTGAAGGAGTCAATATTGATGAAGAAATGACGAACATTATGCAGTATCAAAGCTATTATGTAGCAAATACGAAAGCAATGAATACTGTAAACGATATGATGAAAGCACTCTTAGCAATGTTATAAGGAGGAAAATGATGCGAATTTCAACGAACCAACAAGCAAATACAATTATAAATCAGTTGAACAATGTCTCAGGAAATCTTGCTAAATACCAATTACAAGTTTCATCTGGGAAGAAATATGAGTCAATGAGCCAAAATCCTGGTGCGACGGCGCAAATTTTATCCTATAACCACGTACTTAGCCAGTTGAACCGCGAAAAGACTGATGTGACAGAAGCTAAGTCATTACTTAATACGGCAGAAACGTCCCTTTCTTCGATGACAACCTCGATGAACCGAGTGAACGCGTTAGTTTTACAAGCGATTAATGGCACGAGTGATAAAAATAATATGTCTCAATCGGCCGAAGAAATTAAAGGATTACTAGGTGTACTTCTTTCTGTTGCTAATGCAGAAGATGATGGACGCTACGTTTTCAGTGGGTCCAGCACTAGCGTTAAGCCCTTTACAACCGATAAAACAACCGGCGAAATCATTTACAATGGAACAACCGAAAACAAAAATTTCCGTGTTACTGACACGCTCGAAGTCGAAGTTTTCCACGATGGAAGCGCGATGACCGATGTATTCAATAATATCCAAAAGATTGTCGACGCAATGAAAACTGGCGACAAAGATGCGCTTTCTGGTTTGCAAGAAATTAATAGCCAAAATATCGAAATTATCACCAATTCGATGACAAATATTGGCGGGCAAAAAAATGGTGTTGCTGCTTATGATAATGTACTTTCCAGCAAAATCACCGACTTCTCAGAACGTAAATCGAATGTAGAAGAAGTGAACATGCCAGAAGCAGTAAGCAATTTAAATAAAACATCTATTGCCTACCAAGCAGCATTACAATCAAGTGTCATGGTACAAAAATTAAGCATTCTAAATTATATGTGAGGTGAATCCAAGTGGGAAGTTCGATTGCAAGCAGTTTAATGGACCCAACGCAATATTATTCACAATTTATTAGTCTTCAAAAAGCTAGTCTGGAAAAAGCAAAAACGCCTTATCAAAACCAAATTTCTAGCTATCAGTCAAGAATTGATCTTTACGCCAGTTTGAAAAATGCTTTATCGGATTCACTGAAAACGATGAGTTCTTTTACTACATACGAAAGCAAAACGAAACTCGCAACGTCATCCAACGAAACAAGTTTTACCGTTTCTTCGACGAGTAGTTCCGTTAATGGCAGTTATTCGATTGAAGTTGAGAACCTTGCAACAGCAGACACATACAATAAAGCAGTTCCAGACATTGAAGCAAAAATCGGCGTGAGT from the Listeria seeligeri serovar 1/2b str. SLCC3954 genome contains:
- the flgK gene encoding flagellar hook-associated protein FlgK; amino-acid sequence: MRLSDFNTSLSGMSAAQIANMVAQQNISNMNTPGYIRQAVDQQALYSDGGLLGGNKQTGYGVKVTDIKRLTNVALTTQYNNQIAKQSASLYESGALNQALNLFGTPGKNTPSDNLDNFFTAWGALAKNPDQATNTTALLSSMTIFTDQLNQLHSGLKELETTITADTEAAVKDLNTLIKKLGSINKAIGNAGSNPPNDLLNQRDQILTTMSGYAGISVSAHPNNPDVYDVTIGGRLVVQGDETTEITSTRTASGFEFFVSGQTLNMPEGSISASVRVNQNEIKSYQAKIETFSNDLAKALDDIQVKNVNKTMDDLQKIGDELQANPNDEKLLSNREELLRQLEKFPGVTRSGDTIDIGGTSHSIDSLGTSTYVNDVSDFSIPIFVQNAGKWMINPTITNNAENKQFLGVIAADIASLKTDKNIEGTTFPNFMDGLITEVATDASKSSATSTADTQALSSLSESKSSLEGVNIDEEMTNIMQYQSYYVANTKAMNTVNDMMKALLAML
- a CDS encoding flagellar hook-associated protein 3, with amino-acid sequence MRISTNQQANTIINQLNNVSGNLAKYQLQVSSGKKYESMSQNPGATAQILSYNHVLSQLNREKTDVTEAKSLLNTAETSLSSMTTSMNRVNALVLQAINGTSDKNNMSQSAEEIKGLLGVLLSVANAEDDGRYVFSGSSTSVKPFTTDKTTGEIIYNGTTENKNFRVTDTLEVEVFHDGSAMTDVFNNIQKIVDAMKTGDKDALSGLQEINSQNIEIITNSMTNIGGQKNGVAAYDNVLSSKITDFSERKSNVEEVNMPEAVSNLNKTSIAYQAALQSSVMVQKLSILNYM